One window from the genome of Sphaerotilus microaerophilus encodes:
- a CDS encoding IS630 family transposase: MRVAPAIELSQEEEAELIRLAHSKATSVRLAERARIVLLAAQGLQNLQIAQELGIDRITAGRWRQRYIKSGLAGIERDLPRGAPPVKVDVAKLVELTTQSQPEAATHWSTRKMAAVLQVSPSTVMRHWQANGLKPHLVRGFKVSRDPKFVEKLEDIVGLYMSPPEHALVLCCDEKSQVQALDRTQPGLPMKKGRAQTMTHDYKRHGTTTLFAALNVLDGTVIGQCQQRHTHAEWLKFLRQIDRETPKGKTLHLIADNYATHKHAAVQAWLAKHPRFHMHFTPTSASWLNMVERFFRDITTERLRRGVFTSVGELEAAIKAYVAHHNTSPKPFIWTKSARDILQKVIRANSRLSGKQNGTLH; this comes from the coding sequence GTGCGAGTTGCCCCTGCGATCGAGTTGAGTCAAGAGGAGGAGGCTGAGTTGATCCGGCTGGCGCATTCGAAGGCGACCAGCGTTCGACTGGCCGAGCGTGCGCGCATTGTTTTGCTGGCCGCGCAAGGCCTGCAGAACCTGCAGATCGCCCAGGAGCTGGGCATCGACCGGATCACGGCGGGTCGCTGGCGCCAGCGCTACATCAAGTCCGGACTGGCGGGCATCGAGCGGGACCTGCCGCGCGGGGCACCGCCGGTCAAGGTGGACGTGGCCAAGCTGGTGGAGCTGACCACGCAAAGCCAGCCCGAGGCCGCCACGCACTGGAGCACGCGCAAGATGGCTGCGGTGCTGCAGGTCAGCCCCAGCACGGTGATGCGTCACTGGCAGGCCAATGGGCTCAAGCCGCACCTGGTGCGTGGCTTCAAGGTCTCGCGCGACCCGAAGTTCGTCGAGAAGCTCGAAGACATCGTGGGGCTGTACATGTCCCCGCCCGAGCACGCCCTGGTGCTGTGCTGCGACGAGAAGAGCCAGGTGCAGGCACTGGACCGCACGCAGCCGGGCCTGCCGATGAAGAAGGGTCGTGCGCAGACGATGACGCACGACTACAAGCGCCACGGCACGACCACGCTGTTCGCTGCGCTCAACGTGCTTGACGGCACGGTCATTGGCCAGTGCCAGCAGCGGCACACGCACGCCGAGTGGTTGAAGTTCCTGCGCCAGATCGACCGCGAGACGCCCAAGGGCAAGACCCTGCACCTGATTGCCGACAACTATGCCACCCACAAGCACGCGGCGGTGCAGGCGTGGCTGGCCAAGCACCCCAGGTTCCACATGCACTTCACGCCGACCTCGGCGTCTTGGCTGAACATGGTGGAGCGCTTCTTCCGCGACATCACCACCGAACGCCTGCGGCGCGGCGTGTTTACCAGCGTGGGCGAGCTGGAGGCGGCGATCAAGGCGTACGTCGCGCATCACAACACCAGTCCCAAGCCGTTCATCTGGACCAAGAGCGCTCGCGACATCTTGCAGAAGGTCATTCGCGCCAACTCCCGGTTAAGTGGGAAACAGAATGGAACACTGCACTAG
- a CDS encoding ABC transporter substrate-binding protein encodes MQRRHLLANLGSATLAGALTHPATVFAQARIRRDSAVLGMTLEPPGLDPTAGASSAIAEVVLYNVFETLTKIRGDGSIAPLLAESWTVTPDNKTWAFKLRPGLRFHNGEPCNATAVKFSYERAAAEGSLNKDRAVFTNLFNLRATDDRTLVLTLKNPNPDLLFQLGQATAVIVEPKSVAGNATQPVGTGPYRLERWTKGSSITLARWAEHRDAKQVALARVTLRFIGDAAAQIAALLSGDVDAFPRVAAGRALEQFKSDRRYQVIVSGSRAKTILAINNRRRPLDDVRVRRAIASAIDRRAVIDGAADGYGMPIGSFYVPGAPGYVDLTAVNAYDPPRARALLKEAGITAPLELTMKLPPTPYARQGGEVIAAQLAKVGITAKLESVEWAQWLSGVYKDRAYDLTLISHVEPLDFGNFARPGYYWNYDSAKFNALWAQINATADTTRRHALLAQAQRLVADDVVAAYLYQPTWITIAKAGLKGLWRDMPILANELAALGWE; translated from the coding sequence ATGCAACGACGCCACCTCCTGGCCAACCTCGGCAGCGCCACCCTGGCTGGGGCCCTGACGCATCCCGCGACGGTGTTCGCCCAGGCGCGCATCCGCCGCGACAGCGCCGTGCTGGGCATGACGCTGGAGCCGCCCGGCCTGGACCCGACCGCGGGGGCGTCCTCGGCCATCGCCGAGGTGGTGCTCTACAACGTCTTCGAGACGCTGACGAAGATCCGCGGCGATGGCAGCATCGCGCCGCTGCTGGCCGAGTCCTGGACCGTCACGCCCGACAACAAGACCTGGGCGTTCAAGCTGCGCCCGGGCCTGCGCTTCCACAACGGCGAGCCCTGCAACGCCACGGCGGTGAAGTTCAGCTACGAGCGCGCCGCCGCCGAGGGCAGCCTGAACAAGGACCGCGCCGTCTTCACCAACCTGTTCAACCTCCGCGCCACCGACGACCGCACCCTGGTGCTGACGCTGAAGAACCCGAACCCGGACCTGCTGTTCCAGCTCGGCCAGGCCACCGCGGTGATCGTCGAGCCCAAAAGCGTCGCCGGCAACGCCACCCAGCCGGTGGGCACCGGCCCCTACCGGCTGGAGCGCTGGACCAAGGGGTCCAGCATCACGCTGGCCCGCTGGGCCGAGCACCGCGATGCGAAGCAGGTGGCGCTGGCGCGGGTCACCCTGCGCTTCATCGGCGACGCGGCGGCGCAGATCGCCGCACTGCTGTCGGGCGACGTGGACGCCTTCCCGCGGGTGGCCGCCGGCCGCGCGCTGGAACAGTTCAAGTCCGACCGCCGCTACCAGGTCATCGTCAGCGGCTCGCGCGCCAAGACGATCCTGGCGATCAACAATCGCCGCCGGCCGCTCGACGATGTGCGGGTGCGCCGCGCCATCGCCTCAGCCATCGACCGCCGGGCCGTCATCGACGGCGCGGCCGATGGCTATGGCATGCCCATCGGCAGCTTCTACGTGCCCGGGGCACCCGGCTACGTCGACCTCACCGCGGTGAACGCCTACGACCCGCCGCGCGCCCGCGCCCTGCTGAAGGAGGCCGGCATCACCGCGCCGCTGGAGCTGACGATGAAGCTGCCACCCACGCCCTACGCCCGCCAGGGGGGCGAGGTGATCGCGGCGCAGCTGGCCAAGGTCGGCATCACCGCGAAGCTCGAAAGCGTCGAATGGGCGCAGTGGCTGTCCGGCGTCTACAAGGACCGTGCCTACGACCTGACGCTGATCTCCCACGTCGAGCCGCTGGACTTCGGCAACTTCGCCCGGCCGGGCTACTACTGGAACTACGACTCGGCAAAGTTCAACGCCCTGTGGGCGCAGATCAACGCCACCGCCGACACCACGCGCCGCCACGCCCTGCTGGCCCAGGCGCAGCGCCTGGTGGCCGACGACGTGGTGGCCGCCTACCTCTACCAACCCACCTGGATCACGATCGCCAAGGCCGGGCTGAAGGGCCTGTGGCGCGACATGCCGATCCTTGCCAACGAACTGGCCGCGCTGGGCTGGGAGTGA
- a CDS encoding porin encodes MKKTFVFAAVALLAGAAQAQVSVYGLIDMSYGKSVASDAAGLKADFHSGGDNGSGEGNSTTRLGVKGNLDVGSGMKANFKFETGGINSDGAVNPGGAFFNRQAWAGVSGGFGEVRLGRQDSVPFQTMAGFDQNGASNGVSAPGLAGVATWGTGRQSRSLQYISPKFGGLSVQAGFVPEGNVAGAKNNVSLGVSYGVDKLSAAVAYESKRVDGGEDFMSVSAGYDFGFAKFALGYADGGKNAKGLSTGVTVPVGAGITVGGQYARNSDTKGSAYELFVNKEVLKNTYAYFEAGKANAKTGVDGTGYALGLILVF; translated from the coding sequence ATGAAGAAGACTTTCGTTTTCGCCGCCGTTGCCCTGCTGGCCGGCGCCGCCCAGGCCCAGGTGTCCGTCTACGGTCTGATCGACATGAGCTACGGCAAGAGCGTGGCCTCTGATGCCGCTGGCCTGAAGGCCGACTTCCACTCCGGTGGCGACAACGGCTCCGGCGAAGGCAACTCCACCACCCGCCTGGGCGTGAAGGGCAACCTCGACGTCGGTTCGGGCATGAAGGCGAACTTCAAGTTCGAAACCGGCGGCATCAACAGCGACGGCGCCGTGAATCCGGGCGGCGCCTTCTTCAACCGCCAGGCCTGGGCCGGCGTGTCGGGTGGCTTCGGTGAAGTGCGCCTGGGCCGCCAGGACTCGGTGCCCTTCCAGACCATGGCCGGCTTCGACCAGAACGGCGCCTCCAACGGCGTGTCCGCACCCGGCCTGGCCGGCGTGGCCACCTGGGGCACGGGCCGCCAGTCGCGCTCGCTGCAGTACATCTCGCCGAAGTTCGGCGGCCTGAGCGTGCAAGCCGGCTTCGTGCCCGAAGGCAACGTCGCCGGTGCGAAGAACAACGTCTCGCTGGGCGTGAGCTACGGCGTCGACAAGCTGTCGGCCGCGGTGGCCTACGAGAGCAAGCGCGTGGACGGTGGCGAGGACTTCATGTCGGTGTCCGCCGGCTATGACTTCGGCTTCGCGAAGTTCGCCCTGGGCTATGCCGACGGCGGCAAGAACGCCAAGGGCCTGAGCACCGGCGTGACGGTGCCGGTCGGCGCCGGCATCACCGTGGGCGGCCAGTACGCCCGCAATTCCGACACCAAGGGCAGCGCCTACGAGCTCTTCGTGAACAAGGAAGTGCTGAAGAACACCTACGCCTACTTCGAGGCCGGCAAGGCCAACGCGAAGACCGGCGTCGATGGCACCGGCTACGCCCTGGGCCTGATCCTGGTGTTCTGA
- a CDS encoding TauD/TfdA family dioxygenase produces the protein MNAAATLATPFHATTSAADAAPPAPWDATGPRPERLARWLEHRLRHYPRSAEALVVELRDPHQPTAAEQGALTDRLRRSGMAIYASTRLDADPTLPRQLARHLGLQRLDSNWLADDEGISHLQVQPGIAAGMDYIPYTNRALGWHTDGYYNPGDRQVHALLLHCVRPAASGGANRLLDHALAAALLMQREAALAAALFHPEAMSIPPRVEADGSERPRQTGPVLSVRADGALHMRYTARSVSIDWRDDDSTRAAAQALREILADSATPVLQARLQPGWGLVAANVLHDRSAFIDDPAAPRLIYRARFLDALPGMA, from the coding sequence ATGAACGCCGCCGCCACCCTGGCCACCCCATTTCACGCCACGACATCGGCCGCCGATGCGGCACCGCCCGCTCCCTGGGACGCCACCGGCCCGCGGCCCGAGCGGCTGGCGCGCTGGCTGGAGCACCGGCTGCGGCACTACCCGCGCAGCGCCGAGGCGCTCGTCGTTGAGTTGCGTGACCCACACCAGCCCACGGCGGCCGAGCAGGGGGCACTGACTGATCGCCTGCGGCGCAGCGGCATGGCGATCTATGCCAGCACGCGGCTGGACGCCGACCCCACCCTGCCGCGGCAGTTGGCCAGGCACCTCGGCCTGCAGCGGCTGGACAGCAACTGGCTGGCCGACGACGAGGGCATCAGCCACCTGCAGGTGCAGCCGGGCATCGCCGCCGGGATGGACTACATCCCCTACACCAACCGGGCGCTTGGCTGGCACACCGACGGCTACTACAACCCCGGCGACCGCCAGGTGCACGCCCTGCTGCTGCACTGCGTGCGCCCGGCCGCCAGCGGTGGGGCGAACCGGCTGCTCGACCACGCCCTGGCCGCGGCGCTGCTGATGCAGCGTGAAGCCGCCCTGGCCGCCGCGCTGTTCCACCCCGAGGCGATGAGCATCCCGCCGCGCGTCGAGGCCGATGGCAGCGAGCGCCCCCGCCAGACCGGCCCGGTGCTGAGCGTGCGCGCGGACGGCGCGCTGCACATGCGCTACACGGCGCGCAGCGTGAGCATCGACTGGCGTGACGACGACAGCACCCGCGCCGCCGCTCAGGCCCTGCGCGAGATCCTGGCCGACTCGGCCACCCCGGTGCTGCAGGCCCGCCTGCAGCCGGGCTGGGGGCTGGTGGCCGCCAACGTACTGCATGACCGCAGCGCCTTCATCGACGACCCCGCCGCGCCGCGGCTGATCTACCGCGCCCGTTTTCTGGACGCGCTGCCAGGCATGGCCTGA
- a CDS encoding PH domain-containing protein, giving the protein MGLISGLMGNAASADLGKLREQYSQLFAEGETLEAGFVVIRETFLFTNRRLILVDVQGVTGSKVAYLSIPYGKITKYSVETAGMFELDADLKIWVGSDPEPIACRFSRQVDVYALQRVLAQHA; this is encoded by the coding sequence ATGGGACTGATTTCCGGCCTGATGGGCAATGCGGCCTCGGCCGACCTGGGCAAGCTGCGCGAGCAGTACAGCCAGCTGTTCGCCGAGGGCGAGACGCTGGAGGCGGGCTTCGTGGTGATCCGCGAGACCTTCCTGTTCACCAACCGCCGGCTGATCCTGGTCGACGTGCAAGGGGTGACCGGCTCCAAGGTGGCCTACCTCTCGATCCCCTACGGCAAGATCACCAAGTACAGCGTCGAGACGGCCGGCATGTTCGAGCTGGATGCCGACCTGAAGATCTGGGTGGGCAGCGATCCCGAGCCGATCGCCTGCCGCTTCAGCCGCCAGGTGGACGTCTACGCGCTGCAGCGGGTGCTGGCGCAGCACGCCTGA
- a CDS encoding sulfurtransferase TusA family protein translates to MTTPFPTPHVTLDVKGVSCPGPILSAKRLVDDLAEGEVLLLVSDCAGTESDLFAWARATGNQVVGADKRPDGSQGYYIRKGTADHPPAQADLDLRGVVCPGPIVEAKRLLGSMQPGEVLRLVSDCAGVRGDIAGWADATGHSIIATHEVATGTYEFFIRRGPNR, encoded by the coding sequence ATGACCACCCCGTTCCCCACTCCCCACGTGACGCTGGACGTCAAGGGCGTCAGCTGCCCCGGCCCCATCCTGAGCGCCAAGCGACTGGTTGATGACCTGGCCGAGGGCGAGGTGCTGCTGCTGGTGTCCGACTGCGCCGGCACCGAGAGCGACCTCTTCGCCTGGGCGCGCGCCACCGGCAACCAGGTCGTCGGCGCCGACAAGCGCCCCGACGGCAGCCAGGGCTACTACATCCGCAAGGGCACCGCCGACCACCCGCCGGCCCAGGCCGACCTGGACCTGCGCGGCGTCGTCTGCCCCGGCCCCATCGTCGAGGCCAAGCGCCTGCTGGGCAGCATGCAGCCGGGCGAGGTGCTGCGCCTGGTGAGCGATTGCGCCGGCGTGCGCGGCGACATCGCCGGCTGGGCCGACGCCACCGGCCACTCGATCATCGCCACCCACGAGGTGGCCACCGGCACCTACGAGTTCTTCATCCGCCGCGGCCCGAACCGGTAG
- a CDS encoding histidine phosphatase family protein: MTELIVIRHGETDSNREHRFQGQLDVPLNETGRLQAERLAERLADEPVDAAWVSDLQRARQTAAPWATRRALALRADARWREQSFGEIEGMKVHTLHVEHPELWARWAEHDADFGLPGGESARQFHARILAALQALGEAHPRERVLLVTHGGVLDMLWRTATGESLHGPRRCAIPNAGINRLRWDGHRLEIDAWADDAHLAGLPAQPSTVPLSVRLRELGAVGGTEDAEPPVP, from the coding sequence ATGACCGAACTGATCGTCATCCGCCACGGCGAAACCGACTCCAACCGCGAGCACCGCTTCCAGGGCCAGCTGGACGTGCCGCTCAACGAGACCGGCCGCCTGCAGGCCGAGCGCCTGGCCGAGCGGTTGGCAGACGAGCCCGTGGATGCCGCCTGGGTCAGCGACCTGCAGCGGGCCCGCCAGACCGCCGCACCCTGGGCCACCCGCCGCGCCCTGGCGCTGCGGGCCGATGCCCGCTGGCGCGAGCAGTCCTTCGGCGAGATCGAGGGGATGAAGGTGCACACCCTGCACGTCGAGCATCCCGAGCTCTGGGCGCGCTGGGCCGAGCACGATGCCGACTTCGGCCTGCCCGGCGGCGAGAGCGCGCGGCAGTTCCACGCCCGCATCCTCGCCGCGCTGCAGGCCCTGGGCGAGGCGCACCCGCGCGAGCGCGTGCTGCTGGTCACCCACGGCGGCGTGCTGGACATGCTCTGGCGCACCGCCACTGGCGAGTCGCTGCACGGCCCGCGCCGCTGCGCCATCCCCAATGCCGGCATCAACCGGCTGCGCTGGGACGGGCACCGCCTGGAGATCGACGCCTGGGCCGACGACGCCCACCTCGCCGGCCTGCCGGCACAGCCCTCCACCGTGCCGCTGAGCGTGCGCCTGCGCGAGCTGGGTGCCGTCGGAGGGACCGAGGACGCCGAGCCGCCGGTGCCCTGA
- the cas6 gene encoding type I-MYXAN CRISPR-associated protein Cas6/Cmx6 — MALPTALEAAQQAAAHTVDLAFELAGRDLPREHCAALAAALQQALPWLAEEPQAGVHALRSSPGEDDLVLLPRRARLGLRLPAARVAQARALCGQRLDVDGHPLQVGAAAPPRELVPTRTLYADFVCWGPADEDFDAQVASTLAELGVTGHWISGGARSTLAPGSEGRPSTESSRLHGHALVLHDLPQRHALALQVLGLGRHRLLGCGLFVPHKTITGLGSPED, encoded by the coding sequence GTGGCCCTCCCGACCGCGCTGGAAGCCGCGCAGCAGGCGGCCGCTCACACGGTCGACCTGGCCTTCGAGTTGGCCGGCCGGGATCTGCCGCGCGAGCACTGCGCCGCCCTGGCCGCCGCCCTGCAGCAGGCCCTGCCCTGGCTGGCCGAGGAGCCCCAGGCCGGCGTACATGCGCTGCGCAGCTCACCCGGCGAGGACGACCTCGTGCTGCTGCCGCGGCGCGCCCGCCTGGGGCTGCGCCTGCCCGCCGCGCGCGTGGCCCAGGCCCGGGCGCTGTGCGGCCAGCGGCTCGACGTGGACGGCCACCCGCTGCAGGTGGGTGCCGCTGCGCCCCCGCGCGAACTGGTACCCACCCGCACGCTGTACGCCGACTTCGTCTGCTGGGGGCCAGCCGACGAAGACTTCGATGCTCAAGTGGCCAGCACGCTCGCCGAGTTGGGCGTGACAGGCCACTGGATCAGCGGCGGCGCGCGCTCGACCCTCGCTCCTGGCAGCGAGGGCCGCCCTTCGACCGAGTCCAGCCGCCTGCACGGCCACGCCCTGGTGCTGCACGACCTGCCGCAGCGGCACGCGCTGGCGCTGCAGGTGCTGGGGCTGGGCCGCCACCGCCTGCTCGGCTGCGGCCTGTTCGTGCCACACAAGACCATCACCGGGCTGGGTTCCCCCGAGGACTGA
- a CDS encoding TusE/DsrC/DsvC family sulfur relay protein, whose amino-acid sequence MGYLINGSDHEVDDEGYLLEAQLGDDVPAVIAAAEGITLTDAHWTVIRYLRDAWREHGHTPNFRAMLKEIAEIDPALDNKALYDLFPMGPAKQGARIAGLPKPFGKGGY is encoded by the coding sequence ATGGGTTACCTGATCAACGGCAGCGACCACGAGGTCGACGACGAGGGCTACCTGCTCGAGGCCCAGCTGGGCGACGACGTCCCCGCGGTGATCGCCGCCGCCGAGGGCATCACGCTCACCGACGCGCACTGGACCGTGATCCGCTACCTGCGCGACGCCTGGCGCGAGCACGGCCACACGCCCAACTTCCGCGCCATGCTCAAGGAGATCGCGGAGATCGACCCGGCGCTGGACAACAAGGCGCTGTACGACCTGTTCCCGATGGGCCCCGCCAAGCAGGGCGCCCGCATCGCCGGCCTGCCCAAGCCCTTCGGCAAGGGCGGCTACTGA
- a CDS encoding alpha/beta hydrolase — protein sequence MPAALYRHFQTQAEIDAAYNPSLQVADAAAELRHFAEAAQRARATLRHQLDLPYGATLAETLDIFPADPSAQGSGPGAAPVFVFLHGGYWRALSSRDFSGIALGLQRRGITTVLVNYALCPQVTIDEIVRQVRAALAWVLRHIGAHGGDAQRVAIGGHSAGGHLTAMALLTRWAEDYGLPADPFRAALAISGLYDLNPLRYSYLQPMIQLDDGVIRRQSPAFLASTRRSTTPLWLTWGGDESDEFAHQSRLMHDAWQTAGNPGVLSVQAGRNHFSALHGFEDPASPLCDWLAHHLSTGG from the coding sequence ATGCCAGCAGCGCTGTACCGCCACTTCCAGACCCAGGCCGAGATCGATGCGGCCTACAACCCCTCGCTGCAGGTGGCCGACGCCGCGGCCGAATTGCGCCACTTCGCCGAGGCGGCCCAGCGGGCGCGCGCCACGCTGCGCCACCAGCTGGACCTGCCCTACGGAGCAACGCTGGCCGAGACGCTGGACATCTTCCCGGCCGATCCCTCCGCGCAGGGCTCCGGCCCGGGGGCGGCACCGGTGTTCGTGTTCCTGCACGGCGGCTACTGGCGCGCGCTGTCGTCGCGGGACTTCAGCGGCATCGCGCTGGGCCTGCAGCGGCGCGGCATCACCACCGTGCTGGTGAACTACGCGCTGTGCCCTCAGGTGACGATCGACGAGATCGTGCGCCAGGTGCGCGCCGCCCTGGCCTGGGTACTGCGCCACATCGGCGCCCACGGCGGCGATGCGCAGCGCGTGGCCATCGGTGGACACTCGGCCGGCGGCCACCTCACCGCGATGGCGCTGCTGACGCGCTGGGCCGAAGACTACGGCCTGCCGGCCGACCCATTCCGCGCCGCGCTGGCCATCAGCGGCCTGTATGACCTGAATCCGCTGCGCTACAGCTACCTGCAGCCAATGATCCAGCTCGACGACGGCGTGATCCGCCGCCAGTCGCCGGCCTTTCTCGCCAGCACGCGCCGCAGCACCACGCCGCTCTGGCTGACCTGGGGCGGTGACGAGTCCGACGAGTTCGCCCACCAGTCGCGGCTGATGCACGATGCCTGGCAGACCGCCGGCAACCCGGGCGTGCTCTCGGTGCAAGCCGGGCGCAACCACTTCAGCGCCCTGCACGGCTTCGAGGATCCGGCCAGCCCGCTGTGCGACTGGCTGGCCCACCACCTGAGCACCGGCGGCTGA
- a CDS encoding protoglobin domain-containing protein, translating into MNLYELTRSIIDSIPEQQRFSSQDEVLLMQFKAPLLALEDELVKGFYDEIEANPKINALLGDGARAQREATLRRWWQRTLAGPIDDKYWAWQALVGVVHIKVGVKNPMMMGMWNWILTRLRERVTADVVGSAETAAQVMACVERLALTTQAITAESFLLNYLETVIRLTGFKPALLERMFKTEINLVLAEAREQLGENI; encoded by the coding sequence GTGAACTTGTACGAGCTGACCCGCAGCATCATCGACAGCATTCCCGAGCAGCAGCGCTTCTCGTCCCAGGACGAGGTGCTGCTGATGCAGTTCAAGGCGCCGCTGCTCGCCCTGGAAGACGAACTGGTCAAGGGCTTCTACGACGAGATCGAGGCCAACCCCAAGATCAACGCCCTGCTGGGTGACGGCGCGCGCGCGCAGCGCGAGGCGACCCTGCGCCGCTGGTGGCAGCGCACCCTGGCCGGCCCGATCGACGACAAGTACTGGGCCTGGCAGGCCCTGGTGGGCGTCGTGCACATCAAGGTGGGCGTGAAGAACCCCATGATGATGGGCATGTGGAACTGGATCCTGACGCGCCTGCGCGAGCGCGTCACCGCCGACGTGGTGGGCAGCGCCGAGACGGCGGCCCAGGTGATGGCCTGCGTCGAGCGGCTGGCGCTGACCACCCAGGCGATCACCGCGGAGAGCTTCCTGCTCAACTACCTGGAAACCGTCATCCGCCTGACCGGCTTCAAGCCGGCGCTGCTGGAGCGCATGTTCAAGACCGAGATCAACCTGGTGCTGGCCGAAGCGCGCGAGCAGCTGGGCGAGAACATCTGA
- a CDS encoding DUF6967 family protein, which yields MVATRRLADLTVPWGRQEIQLEEVDFETGGMPLLRVRIREGKRFTIFDVDAATAAAWAQAMQAWSDTQAAAPAAQVP from the coding sequence ATGGTCGCCACGCGCCGACTCGCCGACCTGACCGTGCCCTGGGGCCGGCAGGAAATCCAGCTCGAAGAGGTCGACTTCGAGACCGGTGGTATGCCGCTGCTGCGCGTGCGCATCCGCGAAGGCAAGCGCTTCACCATCTTCGACGTGGACGCCGCCACCGCCGCTGCCTGGGCGCAGGCGATGCAGGCCTGGAGCGACACGCAGGCGGCCGCACCGGCCGCGCAGGTGCCATGA
- a CDS encoding NAD(P)/FAD-dependent oxidoreductase, translated as MAHIVIIGAGIGGMPMAYEMRELARPEDRITVVSNSPTFHFVPSNPWVAVDWRQRGDIELDIGPVLAKRKIGFSAAGAKRVHPAENRVELGDGSSLAYDFLVIATGPKLAFDEVPGLGPASGGGHTQSICHVDHAVDAQHAWHSFVKEPGPIVVGAVQGASCYGPAYEFAMIMETDLRRRKLRDRVPMTFVTPEPYIGHLGLGGVGDSKGLLESIFRDRHIKWICNAKTTRVEAGRMFVTEHDEDGKPKKEHELPFKYSMMLPAFKGVDAVFGIEGLTNPRGFITIDQFQRNPKFRNIYSVGVCVAIPPVEATPLPVGAPKTGYMIESMVTATAHNIRAALDGQEPTKTATWNAVCLADFGDSGAAFVALPQIPPRNVNWFSEGKWVHLAKIGFEKYFLRKMRNGTSEPVFEKMVLKAMGIAKLKN; from the coding sequence ATGGCGCACATCGTGATCATCGGCGCGGGCATCGGCGGCATGCCGATGGCCTACGAGATGCGGGAACTTGCCCGCCCGGAAGACCGCATCACCGTGGTCAGCAACTCGCCGACCTTCCACTTCGTGCCCAGCAACCCCTGGGTGGCGGTGGACTGGCGCCAGCGCGGCGACATCGAGCTGGACATCGGTCCGGTGCTGGCCAAGCGCAAGATCGGCTTCTCCGCCGCGGGCGCGAAGCGGGTGCATCCGGCCGAGAACCGCGTCGAGCTGGGTGACGGAAGCAGCCTCGCCTACGACTTCCTGGTCATCGCCACCGGCCCGAAGCTGGCCTTCGACGAGGTGCCCGGCCTGGGCCCGGCCAGCGGGGGCGGGCACACCCAGTCGATCTGCCACGTCGACCACGCGGTGGACGCGCAGCACGCCTGGCACAGCTTCGTGAAGGAACCGGGCCCGATCGTCGTCGGCGCGGTGCAGGGCGCCTCCTGCTACGGTCCGGCCTACGAGTTCGCGATGATCATGGAGACCGACCTGCGCCGGCGCAAGCTGCGCGACCGCGTGCCCATGACCTTCGTGACGCCCGAGCCCTACATCGGCCACCTCGGCCTGGGCGGCGTGGGCGACTCCAAGGGGCTGCTGGAGTCGATCTTCCGCGATCGCCACATCAAATGGATCTGCAACGCCAAGACCACCCGGGTCGAGGCCGGCAGGATGTTCGTCACCGAGCACGACGAGGACGGCAAGCCGAAGAAGGAGCACGAGCTGCCCTTCAAGTACTCGATGATGCTGCCGGCCTTCAAGGGCGTGGACGCGGTGTTTGGCATCGAAGGGCTGACCAACCCGCGCGGCTTCATCACGATCGACCAGTTCCAGCGCAACCCGAAGTTCAGGAACATCTACTCGGTGGGCGTGTGCGTGGCGATCCCGCCGGTGGAGGCCACGCCGCTGCCGGTGGGTGCGCCGAAGACGGGCTACATGATCGAGTCGATGGTCACCGCGACAGCGCACAACATCCGCGCCGCGCTGGACGGCCAGGAGCCCACCAAGACGGCGACCTGGAACGCGGTCTGCCTGGCGGACTTCGGTGACAGCGGCGCCGCCTTCGTCGCCCTGCCGCAGATCCCGCCGCGCAACGTCAATTGGTTCAGCGAGGGCAAGTGGGTGCACCTGGCCAAGATCGGCTTCGAGAAGTACTTCCTGCGCAAGATGCGCAACGGCACCTCGGAGCCCGTCTTCGAGAAGATGGTGCTCAAGGCGATGGGCATCGCCAAGCTGAAGAACTGA